CGCAACGTCGCCTGCTCCGGTGCAAAGCCCATCGCGATTACGGACTGCCTCAACTTCGGGAACCCGGAGCGCCCGGATATCTACTGGCAGCTCGAGGAGGCCGTGAAGGGGATGTCGGCGGCCTGCGAGGCGCTCGGCACGCCAGTGGTCTCCGGCAACGTCTCCCTGTACAACGAGTCGGACGGGGTCGCCGTGTACCCCACTCCCATCGTGGGCGCCCTGGGCCTACTGGAGGACGCTGCCCGCGCGCTTTCTTCCGCCTTCCAGGACGAAGGCGACAGCGTTTACCTCGTGGGCGCTGGCTCGACGCTCCTCGCCGACGCGGACATGGAGACGTTCGCCCTGACGGGGACCGCTCACGACCTGGCAGGAAGCGAGTACCTGAACGAGGTCCACGGCCTTGTCGCCGGCCAGCCGGGGATAGACCTGCGCCTGGAAGCGCGGCTACAGGAGGCGCTGGTCCGGGCGGCCGAGCGCGGCCTGCTACGCTCGGCGCACGACTGCTCGCACGGCGGACTGGCCGTCACGATCGCGGAATGCTGTATCGGCCGCGGGATCGGCTTCTCCGTGGCGCAGCTCCCGATCGAAGGCCGGTTGGACGCGGCGCTCTTCGGCGAAGCGCAGAGCAGGGTGGTGGTCTCCGCGCGCCCCGAAGAGGCGCCGTCCCTGGAGGCGCTGCTGCGGTCGCTGGATGTGCCTTTCGCGCCGATCGGGCGGACTGGCGGAGAGAGTCTACGCATCGCTTCCTGGATTGACGTGGCCGTCGCCGAGCTCGAGGCTGCTTACGAGAGGGGCCTGCCGGATGCGCTGCGCGACTAGTCGGCGCGGCCTTAACGGGAGCGCAAGGAGGAAGGGCCGAATCTAAATGGACTTGACATACTGTCCGTACGTATGTTCTATACTACGAGCGCAACGTGACGTTTCGGTTCGTGGATAGTTTTGAGCCAAGAAACGCCGGAGTGTATCTTGATATGCAGACCCCCGCCGCAGAGAATTCCGTCGCTAGCCCCTACTGTCCGCCCCGTCGCCTGGAGTCGCCGTTCCAGGTCGGACAGTCGGGGCAAGCGCATGTCTAGGAGCCAAACATGCGTGTTGTGTTTCTCGACGATGTAGATGGCGTGGCGCGCGCCGGCGAGATCAAGAACGTCGCCGACGGCTACGCCCGCAATTTCCTGCTGCCCCGGAAGCTGGCGACCGCGGCCACGCCCGCCGAGGTCCACCGGGCCGAGGCCCGGGCCAAGAAGATCCAGGCGGAGCAGGCCAAGGCCGATGCCGCCGCCCAGGAGATCGCCAACCTCATCGACGAGCGGGTGATCACCATCCCCGCCCGCGCCGGCGAACAGGGGCGCCTGTTCGGCTCCGTCACGGCGTCGGACATCGCCGAAGAGCTATCGAAGCTGGCGAAGGCCCAGATCGACCACCGCCAGGTGCACCTGGGCCAGCCCATCAAGGAGCTTGGCTCGCAGCAGCTTACAGTTGCCTTGAGCCGCAACGTAAAGGCGACGGTCACGGTGCAGGTGGTCCCGGAGGGCAAGGAGGCGGAAGCGGAGCAGACGCCGGCGAGCGCGGACTAGCGCCCGCCGGGCAGAAGCCGGTCGCAGTGAGCGCGATGTAGAGGCCACACAGCAGCAAGCCGAGCCAACAGGGGGTCCCCGCCGCCCTATGTTCGAACAGCTCCCACCTCATGACGTCCAGGCCGAAGAAGCGGTTGTCGCGTCGCTGCTCGTCGACAGCGAGGCGATCTTCAAGGTCGCTGGCCTGCTCCAGCCCTCGGACTTTTTCCGCGAGGCGAACGCCTGGACCTACGAGGCTTGCCTGGCGCTCTGGCAGCGCAACGAGGCCGT
This genomic interval from Dehalococcoidia bacterium contains the following:
- the rplI gene encoding 50S ribosomal protein L9, which translates into the protein MRVVFLDDVDGVARAGEIKNVADGYARNFLLPRKLATAATPAEVHRAEARAKKIQAEQAKADAAAQEIANLIDERVITIPARAGEQGRLFGSVTASDIAEELSKLAKAQIDHRQVHLGQPIKELGSQQLTVALSRNVKATVTVQVVPEGKEAEAEQTPASAD